The DNA sequence CGGCATCGGCTCGCTCGTGGCGGCGTCGGTTTGCCCGCAACTCTTCAGTTCGGTGACCAAGGACGGCGTGACCAATTTCCAGAGCTTGTTCCTCATCCCACTGGGACTCGCCATCGTCGCCGCCATCGCGCTCGCGATCTTCTTCAATCCGCCGGCGAAAGCGGCGGCAGCCGGGGAGCCACCAAAACTTCCGCACTGACGAAGCCGCAATCGCGCCGGCACTTTTCGCCAAGATGGGGCTTGCGCCGAGGGAGTCCGTGACTATATTCGCGCCCGCAATTGACCGCGGGGTGGAGCAGCCCGGTAGCTCGTCAGGCTCATAACCTGAAGGTCCCTGGTTCAAATCCAGGCCCCGCAACCAGTTTGGAATGCACGAGACCCCTGTGAAAACAGGGGTCTCTGCGTTTTGACGCCCGGCGAACGCCCCGGCCGCGCCGTCGCTTGCGGTGGTGACGCCGCGGCCTGAGGATGACAGACTCTTCCCAACAGTTGAAGCCGACCATTGCCATCACCATGGGCGACCCCGCGGGCGTCGGGCCCGAAGTCTGCCTGCACTTGCTCGCCAACGCAGACCTCGCGCGCCTCTGCACGCCCGTCGTCTTTGGCGATGCCGCCGTGCTGCGCGCGTGCGCGGCGAAAGCGGGACTGCCCTTCGCCGCTCCGGTCATTGCCGCGGAAGCGTGGGCGCATGAGACACCGCGCGAACCCGGCGTGCTCGACCTCGGCCTCATTGGCCCCGGCGCCTTCACGCCCGGCGCCATCAGCGCCACGACCGGCCACGCGAGCTACACTTACGTGAACCGCGCCATTGACGCCGCGCTCGCCGGGCAGGTTGCCGCCGTTTCCACCGCGCCGCTCAACAAGGAGGCGATGAGCAAGGCGGGCATCAAGTTCCCCGGCCACACGGAAATCTTCGCATCGCGCACCCACGCCGCGCGCTCGTGCATGATGCAATACTCCGAGGAAATCACCTGCTCGTTCGTCACCGTCCACGTCGGCTACGCGGAAGTGCCCGCGCTGCTCACGCCGGGACGCATCCTCGACGTCATCGAACTCACCGCCGCCGGCCTCGAACGCATCCGCCGCCGCAAACCCCGGCTCGCCGTCTGCGGCCTCAACCCGCATGCGGGCGAGCACGGCCTTTTCGGCGGGCGCGAGGAGGAACGCATCATCATCCCCGCCATCGAGGCCGCGCGCGCGCGTGGCCACGAGGTCGAAGGCCCGCTGCCGCCGGACACCGCGTTCCTGCCGTGGAAACGCAAGGCCACCGACGCGTTCATCTGCATGTATCACGACCAGGGCCACATCCCCGTGAAGGCGCTTGCGTTTGACTCCGCCGTGAACACGACGCTCGGCCTGCCGATCATCCGCACCAGCGTGGACCACGGCACCGCCCTCGACATCGCGTGGCAGGGCAAGGCGCGCCCCGACAGCCTCTATGCCGCCGTGCGCCTGGCCGTGAAGCTCGCGGCGCAATGATCGCGATCATCGCCGATGATCTTTCCGGCGCGGCTGAACTCGCCG is a window from the Verrucomicrobiota bacterium genome containing:
- the pdxA gene encoding 4-hydroxythreonine-4-phosphate dehydrogenase PdxA codes for the protein MGDPAGVGPEVCLHLLANADLARLCTPVVFGDAAVLRACAAKAGLPFAAPVIAAEAWAHETPREPGVLDLGLIGPGAFTPGAISATTGHASYTYVNRAIDAALAGQVAAVSTAPLNKEAMSKAGIKFPGHTEIFASRTHAARSCMMQYSEEITCSFVTVHVGYAEVPALLTPGRILDVIELTAAGLERIRRRKPRLAVCGLNPHAGEHGLFGGREEERIIIPAIEAARARGHEVEGPLPPDTAFLPWKRKATDAFICMYHDQGHIPVKALAFDSAVNTTLGLPIIRTSVDHGTALDIAWQGKARPDSLYAAVRLAVKLAAQ
- a CDS encoding MFS transporter; its protein translation is GIGSLVAASVCPQLFSSVTKDGVTNFQSLFLIPLGLAIVAAIALAIFFNPPAKAAAAGEPPKLPH